From the genome of Agromyces badenianii:
TCGGCAGCGGCTCTTCGCCGTCGGCGGGCGAGAAGACGTCGAAGGTGATGCCGCCGTCTTCAGCGCCGCCGTCGACCGGCACGTCGAGCCGAGCGGTGAGCGGGGCATCGGTCACGTACTCGTTCATCTCGGCCGCGGTCTCCCGACCGCCCTGCTCGAAGACCGCCCGGATCGCGAGCGCCGAAGGCCACGGGGTGAGGGTCAGCACCCAGGTGATCAGGAAGCTGATCACCGCGATCGAGGCGACCGTGCCGATGAAGCGCCGCTGCCCTCGAGTCAGCCAGACCTCGTTGCCCCACGACGGCAGCGCGTTGCGTGTATTCCTCGAGCCCACCCGTTCCCCCTCGGTCCCCTACAGGGCCATCCTGTCGGAGAATCGGCGGGCCGGAGGCCGGACGCACCGACGCCCGGAGTCTCGGCTTCCGCACATGCCGCGTTCATGATCCGTTCAGACGGGCGTGGTCGGCTAGTGTGCATGCCTGACGCCCGAGGTTGCGCGTCGATCACCGATCGATGGGATGAATCGTGACGAGCCGTACGGCCGAGTACCCTCGGCCGGACCACTTCCTCCTTCACATCAGCGACACGCACGTGCTCGCGGGCGGTGCCATGCTCTACGACCGGGTCGCGAGCGAGCGGCATCTGCAGACGCTCTTCGACGAGTTCGAGGCATCCGGTGCCCGGCCCGACGCCATCGTCTTCACCGGCGATCTCGCCGACAAGGGCGAGCCCGACGCGTACGATCGCATCCGCCGCATCGTCGACCCCGTCGCCGAGCGGCTCGGCGCGCAGGTCATCTGGGTCATGGGCAACCACGACGACCGGTCGGCGTTCCGCCGCGGCCTGCTCGGCGAGTCCGGCGCCGGCGGCATGGGCGGGGCACGGCCGGTCGACCGGGTCGACGACGTCGACGGACTGCGGGTGATCACCCTCGACTCGACCGTGCCCGGCCACCACCACGGCGAGATCGCACCGGCGCAGCTCGACTGGCTCGCCGAGGAGCTCGCCATCCCGGCGCCGCACGGCACGATCCTCGCGATGCATCACCCGCCGGTGCCGAGCGTGCTCGACCTCGCGGTCTCGGTGGAATTGCGCGATCAAGCCGGACTCGCCGAGGTGGTCGAGGGCAGCGACATCCGCTCGATCATCGCCGGTCACCTGCACTACTCCTCGACGGCGATGTTCGCGGGCGTTCCCGTCTCGGTGGCCTCGGCGAGCTGCTACACGCAAGATCTCAACGTGCCGGTCGGCGGCACTCGCGGGCGAGACGGCGCCCGGGCCTTCAACCTCGTGCACGTCTACCCGTCGACGGTGCTGCACTCGGTCGTGCCGCTCGGCGCGTTCCCGACGCTCGACTGGATCGACGCCGACGAGAGCGCACGGCGCCTCGGCACCTCGGGCATCAGCATCGCGGATGCCGCAGCGACGTCGGTGCCGAACGAACCTCCGTTCACCATGCCGATCCCGGTGCTCGTCGGCTGAAACGATGTCGCCGGTGTCGGGCGCGACCTTTCGGCCGACCCGAGGGGATGACATACTCGGTTCACTCCTGCCGACCGCAGCGCCCCTTCACGTCGCGTGAGGCGAGTCGACCATGGGAGGTCGCATGAGCACCGAGCTCGCCGCACTCATCGGAGTGGCCCTGATCCTCGCGGATCTCGCCATCCGCATCGCCGCGCTCATCATCGTGCCGCGGGAGCGCAAACCCACCGCGGCCATGGCGTGGCTGCTGGCGATCTTCCTCATTCCGTTCATCGGCATCCTCTTCTTCCTGCTGATCGGCAGCGCGAAGCTGCCGAAGCGGC
Proteins encoded in this window:
- a CDS encoding metallophosphoesterase; the encoded protein is MTSRTAEYPRPDHFLLHISDTHVLAGGAMLYDRVASERHLQTLFDEFEASGARPDAIVFTGDLADKGEPDAYDRIRRIVDPVAERLGAQVIWVMGNHDDRSAFRRGLLGESGAGGMGGARPVDRVDDVDGLRVITLDSTVPGHHHGEIAPAQLDWLAEELAIPAPHGTILAMHHPPVPSVLDLAVSVELRDQAGLAEVVEGSDIRSIIAGHLHYSSTAMFAGVPVSVASASCYTQDLNVPVGGTRGRDGARAFNLVHVYPSTVLHSVVPLGAFPTLDWIDADESARRLGTSGISIADAAATSVPNEPPFTMPIPVLVG